In Tubulanus polymorphus chromosome 2, tnTubPoly1.2, whole genome shotgun sequence, a single window of DNA contains:
- the LOC141899860 gene encoding putative cytochrome P450 120 encodes MMMMAALDDGFNGIPGNAGFPVIGDKSYEYYADPVDFVETKINEHQSRVFVSRILNKPTVFVGSNTVARELLSDQTDNLELGYKSLMGEIFGQNILFTEGPEAHNLRLLMSNLFSHGKMSNFHSKIESIIQKSLGQLTNTAQIKVYEFFKRMMTEICLSVFLDLDFEESTELASTIVNLTTTHWHGIISVPLNVKLLGMGKSTFAKAVQARDKLIHIIEEKVQNSAKGFLKLILPSSFPTESSIVNHLLLLTSALVPKAFASILTSFVIGSTLDLDEIESTMKNMQSSSDYLESILLETIRLWPPFAAGRRLIRKDFEVLGYKFSKGWAVMYTTYSIHRDPCIFSQPEKFIPERWMTCNKDDRDKLVAFGSGARGCVGKNFSWGIIKMTAALLVSKYTWKLPEGQDLKYKWLPVSRPKNDVIAIFQVVEDQNANTAPDGDDQ; translated from the exons atgatgatgatggccGCATTAGATGATGGATTTAATGGCATACCAGGGAATGCAGGGTTTCCCGTCATTGGGGACAAATCTTATGAATATTATGCCGATCCGGTCGACTTTGTCGAAACTAAAATCAATGAACATCAATCGCGGGTTTTTGTATCACGTATTCTGAATAAACCGACTGTGTTCGTCGGGTCTAATACAGTTGCTAGGGAACTTCTAAGCG atcaaacaGATAATCTGGAGCTGGGTTATAAATCATTAATGGGCGAAATCTTCGGACAAAATATCCTATTTACAGAAG GACCTGAAGCGCATAATCTACGTTTGTTGATGTCAAATCTTTTTTCACATGGAAAAATGTCCAACTTTCATTCAAAGATTGAGAG CATAATACAGAAATCATTGGGTCAACTTACTAACACAGCTCAGATCAAGGTGTATGAGTTCTTTAAACGTATGATGACGGAGATTTGTTTAAGCGTTTTTCTTGATCTAGACTTTGAAGAATCTACTGAATTAGCATCGACAATTGTAAATCTTACCACAACTCACTGGCATG GTATAATTTCTGTCCCTTTAAATGTGAAATTACTTGGAATGGGTAAATCCACATTTGCAAAAGCTGTGCAAGCAAGG GACAAGTTAATTCATATCATAGAGGAAAAGGTTCAGAATTCTGCTAAAGGGTTCTTGAAATTGATATTACCATCATCATTTCCAACAGAATCATCCATTGTCAACCATTTATTACTGCTCACATCAGCCTTGGTTCCAAAAGCATTTGCATCGATATTAACTTCATTTGTTATAGGATCTACTCTTGACTTGGAT GAGATTGAGTCTACTATGAAAAACATGCAGTCATCATCAGATTATCTTGAAAGTATTCTTCTAGAAACCATTAGACTGTGGCCTCCATTCGCTGCTGGCCGGCGCTTGATACGCAAG GATTTCGAAGTTCTTGGATATAAGTTCAGTAAAGGTTGGGCAGTAATGTATACAACTTATTCTATACACAGGGATCCATGTATATTCAGTCAACCAGAAAAATTTATTCCTGAACGGTGGATGACATG taataAAGATGACCGCGATAAGCTTGTAGCCTTTGGTAGTGGCGCGCGTGGATGTGTTGGTAAAAATTTCTCATGGGGAATCATCAAG ATGACTGCTGCCCTACTTGTGTCTAAATATACTTGGAAATTACCGGAAGGACAAGatctcaaatataaatggTTGCCAGTATCGAGACCTAAGAATGACGttattgccatttttcaagttgTTGAAGATCAAAACGCAAATACTGCTCCTGATGGAGATgatcagtga
- the LOC141899474 gene encoding uncharacterized protein LOC141899474 has product MAASVRKLPNLKICVEKSDDEESNDARGTETRISSDEGEQTEVSKLEEVEFSVAIKDLDAIKQRRREQYPTTGSLPGLSATSGPKKYENRSGDFITGFNLTTEEFNEKKQQRAKRFGISSDIQPKAVTEEDLTGLYESLGITEQTIRRSERGIRPEAIHLRGTHEMSTRDVFNYFKDFSPGSIEWIDDASCNVVWMDPLTAARAMFHLSFPTSKPESKKKKPVSKLPATSESMETEKTTESNETKDEKMESSENAKDLLFDDDLDLLSDDEKENKKDTQEIKQSNENVVVSDEKQDVVSEKASDKTPSEELEDGEISDDDAGEQMAADVTNDSNQTQKADFENLFKPPGIWRIGLPYQKNELFMRFATKADKKLPGAERKSRYYQKYGNPNYGGSKGVISISRKRRLRDRQRKEENFEAKLAIELQKKDSKLDSKSTWLYDVEQELHDDQRLIDMQDSDNESMDVEFESIPSSRSPAQQKKPLFSKSSREAMSLRLEGDSDSDSSCSEPADGEEDDLQLHRRLNRLPVSEAENSDVDDNLPPVMKKRKMRMYADDEEKKIKKRKKKMWEEQVITAGASVTSAGDARDRIMKRQLEREQYSTVTVSRYRDDNKDESDDDSDGDDDRPVDKNAKTQSGVDLRSKLSSRRKHRHSPKSSTSKKYLPLRIEVTASDDD; this is encoded by the exons ATGGCGGCTAGCGTAAGAAAACTTCCGAATCTCAAGATTTGCGTCGAGAAAAGTGACGATGAAGAGTCTAACGATGCTCGGGGAACTGAGACACGCATTTCGTCGGACGAAGGAGAACAGACGGAAGTGAGTAAATTAGAAGAAGTAGAATTCAGTGTCGCTATTAAGGATTTAGACGCGATCAAACAGCGACGACGTGAACAATATCCAACAACAGGATCACTTCCGGGTTTGAGTGCT ACTTCTGGTCCGAAGAAGTATGAAAATCGATCTGGCGATTTCATAACCGGTTTTAATCTTACTACTGAG GAATTCAATGAGAAGAAACAACAAAGAGCTAAAAGGTTTGGTATATCATCAGATATACAACCGAAAGCTGTTACTGAAGAAGACCTTACTGGTTTATATGAGAG TCTTGGAATCACGGAACAAACAATAAGAAGGAGTGAACGAGGAATTCGCCCCGAGGCCATTCATCTGAGGGGAACTCATGAAATGAGCACTAGAGATGTTTTCAactatttcaaagatttttctCCAGGCTCAATTGAGTGGATTGATGATGCCTCTT GCAATGTTGTTTGGATGGATCCATTGACTGCTGCCAGAgctatgtttcatttgagttttccCACATCTAAACCAGAATCTAAAAAGAAGAAACCGGTGTCGAAACTGCCTGCTACCAGTGAGAGTATGGAAACTGAGAAAACCACTGAGAGTAACGAAACTAAAGATG aaaaaatggAATCATCAGAGAACGCTAAGGATTTACTGTTCGATGACGACCTAGATTTACTTagtgatgatgaaaaagaGAACAAAAAAGATACGCAAGAAATTAAACAGTCCAATGAGAACGTTGTTGTTTCTGATGAAAAGCAAGATGTGGTGTCAGAAAAAGCATCAGATAAAACACCTTCAGAAGAGTTAGAG GATGGAGAAATATCTGATGATGATGCAGGAGAACAGATGGCTGCTGATGTGACAAATGATAGCAATCAAACACAGAaagctgattttgaaaatctctTCAAACCTCCTGGCATCTGGAGGATTGGCTTGCCTTATCAAAAGAATGAACTGTTCATGAGATTTGCTACTAAAG CTGACAAAAAATTGCCAGGTGCAGAAAGGAAGAGTAGATATTACCAAAAATATGGTAATCCAAACTATGGAG GTTCTAAGGGAGTTATCAGTATATCGAG aAAGCGCCGGTTACGTGATCGCCAACGTAAAGAGGAAAACTTTGAAGCGAAACTCGCAATTGAGCTTCAGAAAAAGGATTCGAAGTTAGATTCAAAATCAACGTGGTTATACGATGTTGAACAAGAACTACACGATGACCAACGTTTAATCGATATGCAAGATTCTGATAATGAATCAATGGATGTAGAGTTTGAATCAATACCGTCCAGTAGGTCACCGGCTCAACAGAAAAAgccattattttctaaatctagTCGAGAAGCCATGTCCCTACGATTAGAAGGAGATTCAG ACTCGGATAGCAGTTGTAGTGAGCCGGCTGATGGGGAGGAGGATGATCTGCAACTTCATCGTAGATTAAATCGCTTACCTGTCAGTGAAGCGGAAAACTCGGATGTTGATGATAATTTGCCACCAGTTATGAAGAAAAGGAAAATGAGGATGTACGCGGATGATGAAGagaaaaagattaaaaaaagaaaaaa aaaaatgtgGGAAGAACAAGTTATTACTGCTGGTGCTAGTGTAACATCCGCTGGTGACGCTCGCGATCGAATAATGAAACGTCAATTAGAACGCGAACAATACAGTACCGTTACTGTTTCTAGATATCGGGATGATAACAAAGATGAAAGCGATGATGATagtgatggtgatgatgatcgTCCCGTCGATAAGAATGCGAAGACTCAGTCGGGGGTCGATCTCCGATCTAAGTTGAGCAGTCGTAGGAAACATAGACATTCACCGAAATCATCTACTAGTAAAAAGTATTTACCCCTACGAATTGAAGTGACTGCTTCTGATGatgattga
- the LOC141900782 gene encoding uncharacterized protein LOC141900782 — translation MATYSDTVSMSEEFERWREIGNREDVVMLQESGNNDGSVLLELILVGQHEFKLHCPEGYPEHIDNFYVESFNPAISIWANMFNEFLLDCQRPLTLGEVLEKAVNLFKADQKAQKHEEEEMESESDSDEDMCGFDDEELYTTDMELVIARKKKRWIEKEVKLREELCKQIPEKHAGNSETDAIGKGTAQNKQIFTSVAASGILINDLVKIMQMKDEGVTAEPIDDNIYKWLVQLDKFNPESDLAADLEIIHEKFGYGYIELQLDFALDLYPFYPPLVKVVRPRLQPSLMQRVTSMELLKLSHWNPARDMASIVFDIKQLVQIWARLDVNSLRNDPIRYPNGSFVDIEHFLLRLALTSEVNPRANEKYQMDVDQIPRPVEVPEKETDQNKSKNKNECWEKGVGYGHGGRPGWDYNAYLAAQREKDRQIENVLQQILQELRLLYANHAPQLKPRRHVTNPDSSQAIDPVDDMYNILEGSALIPFIEVYMKADSFLEICRHTSVYKALVDIIREIAMQPKLLPLLAQLPGQIHSVYQLLENLERMASVLLQRMCKAGNGSVPKGAKRRYEEEEWATSTSAAASLLPCLQNCSQRQSSGPEYEHSTQEEKLARDFVTLFRDLSDAFKRIGLLNGVEMDESAASMDCDITTTQPDTLPPLPVPDVPQPQIQETTEGLYIQHLKQLQFDTYSMELEGHSKHHFATEFKNQYRMTQAQMCRIVQELTALPSSLPIDLSSSVFFRSDDDKMTLVRALITGPEGTPYSGGCFLFDIYLDRYYPERPPKVNFQTTGNGTVRFNPNLYNNGKVCLSLLGTWEGSAGEKWDHRTSTLLQVLVSIQSLIFVPDPFFNEPGYEHSIGTENGKKASDDYNKDVQINCIKYAMLDQLRHPSPGFEEVIRTHFYYKKEKLLQDIEQWSKMIEKSDYIKNLISTLKQEFNKLKLPIQKPQSSSDT, via the exons ATGGCAACATACAGCGACACAGTATCGATGTCAGAAGAGTTTGAACGATGGAGGGAAATTGGAAATCGGGAAGATGTCGTCATGTTGCAG GAAAGTGGTAACAATGATGGGTCAGTTTTGCTGGAATTGATTTTGGTTGGTCAGCATGAATTCAAGTTGCATTGTCCAGAAG gttatcctgaacatattgaCAATTTCTATGTGGAGTCATTTAATCCTGCTATTTCTATTTGGGCAAATATGTTTAATGAG tttttactTGACTGTCAGCGTCCATTGACTCTCGGTGAAGTCCTCGAAAA GGCTGTTAACCTTTTCAAAGCTGATCAGAAAGCACAGAAACATGAA GAAGAAGAAATGGAAAGTGAGAGTGATTCAGATGAA GATATGTGCGGTTTTGATGATGAAGAATTATATACAACAGATATGGAGTTGGTCATCGCTAGAAAGAAG aaACGTTGGATTGAAAAAGAAGTAAAGCTACGAGAAGAGCTTTGTAAACAAATACCGGAAAAACATGCCGGTAACTCTGAAACTGACGCTATAG GTAAAGGGACAGCTCAAAATAAACAGATATTTACAAGTGTGGCCGCATCAGGAATACTTATCAATGATCTTGTAAAAATCATGCAAATGAAG GATGAAGGGGTAACTGCTGAACCAATTGATGACAATATTTATAAATGGCTCGTCCAATTAGATAAATTCAACCCAGAAAG TGATTTAGCTGCTGATTTAgagattattcatgaaaagtTTGGATATGGATATATAGAATTACAATTG GATTTTGCTCTTGATCTCTACCCGTTTTATCCTCCACTTGTCAAAGTTGTTCGACCCAGATTACAG CCTAGTCTTATGCAGAGAGTGACGAGTATGGAACTACTCAAACTATCTCACTGGAACCCAGCTCGTGATATGGCCAGTATTGTCTTTGATATAAAACAGTTAGTACAAATATGGGCCAG gcTTGATGTAAATAGTTTGCGTAATGATCCCATACGGTATCCAAATGGTAGTTTTGTAGATATAGAACATTTTCTACTACGTCTTGCCTTA ACTAGTGAAGTAAATCCAAGAGCAAATGAAAAGTACCAAATGGATGTTGATCAAATTCCGAGACCAGTAGAAGTACCTGAAAAG GAAACTGATCAAAATAAAAGCAAGAACAAAAATGAATGTTGGGAGAAAGGTGTTGGTTATGGACATGGCGGACGACCAG GTTGGGATTACAACGCATACTTAGCGGCACAGCGAGAGAAAGATAGACAGATCGAAAATGTGTTACAACAAATTCTGCAAGAGTTGAGATTGTTATATGCAAATCACGCTCCGCAGTTGAAACCACGGCGCCATGTCACAAATCCTGATAGTTCTCAAGCTATAGATCCTGTCGATGACATGTACAATATTCTTGAAGGTTCAGCACTTATACCATTCATTGAG GTTTATATGAAAGCTGATTCATTCTTGGAGATTTGTCGTCACACTTCT GTATACAAAGCACTGGTTGATATTATCAGAGAAATTG CGATGCAGCCAAAACTGTTACCTCTGTTGGCGCAATTACCAGGACAAATACATTCAGTTTATCAGCTATTAGAGAATTTAGAAAGAATG GCGAGTGTGCTGCTACAGAGGATGTGTAAGGCTGGGAATGGGAGTGTTCCGAAAGGTGCAAAACGTCGGTACGAAGAAGAAGAATGGGCAACATCGACAAGCGCTGCTGCTTCACTGTTACCCTGCTTACAAAACTGTTCTCAAAGACAAAGCTCTGGACCAGAATATGAACACAGCACACAAGAGGAAAAATTAGCTCGTGATTTTGTGACCCTTTTTAGAGATCTTTCTG ATGCATTTAAACGGATAGGATTATTGAATGGAGTTGAAATGGATGAGAGTGCTGCTTCAATGGACTGTGATATAACAACTACTCAACCTGATACTTTACCACCGCTCCCCGTACCAGATGTTCCACAACCTCAAATACAG GAAACGACAGAGGGTTTGTACATACAACATTTAAAACAACTACAGTTTGATACGTATTCTATGGAGC TTGAAGGGCATAGTAAGCATCATTTTGCCACTGAATTCAAGAATCAATACCGTATGACTCAAGCTCAg aTGTGTCGTATTGTTCAAGAACTCACAGCTCTTCCTTCATCCCTTCCAATTGACCTATCTTCTTCAGTGTTCTTTCGCTCT GATGATGATAAAATGACATTAGTGCGAGCTCTTATAACTGG CCCTGAAGGAACCCCTTATTCCGGAGGCTGCTTTCTATTCGACATATATTTAGATCGTTACTACCCTGAAAGACCACCGAAAGTGAACTTTCAG ACAACTGGTAATGGGACTGTTCGCTTCAACCCTAATCTCTACAA CAATGGGAAAGTGTGTTTATCTTTGTTGGGAACATGGGAAGGATCAGCTGGTGAAAAATGGGACCATCGTACCTCTACTCTACTTCAG GTTCTAGTTTCTATCCAGTCTTTGATCTTCGTGCCGGATCCATTCTTTAATGAACCGGGGTACGAACACTCAATCGGGACTGAAAATGGCAAGAAAGCCAGCGATGACTATAATAAAG ATGTCCAGATTAACTGTATCAAGTATGCAATGTTGGATCAACTACGACATCCTAGTCCTGGTTTTGAGGAAGTCATTCGCACACATTTTTACTACAAAAAGGAAAAATTGTTACAG GACATCGAACAATGGTCGAAGATGATTGAAAAATCTGATTAtatcaaaaatctaatttccACACTAAAGCAggaattcaacaaattgaaacTACCGATTCAGAAGCCGCAGTCATCATCAGACACTTGA
- the LOC141900784 gene encoding pre-mRNA-splicing factor 38A-like: MANRTVKDANSVKGTNPQYLIEKITRSRIYECRYWKEQCFALSAELLVDKAMELKYIGGVFGGNIKPTPFLCLVLKMLQIQPEKDIVVEFIRNADFKYVRALGAFYMRLVGTSLEIYKYLEPLYNDFRKLKKQNRDGSFVVCHMDEYIDDLLHEERNCDVILPRIQKRNVLEENNELEPRVSALEEDMDDMEDEEEDDEEINTREVASSNEKQKGRDRDWDRPRRSVSPVYTRGSSPRRRRSRSRDRHRDRGTRRSRSPRERRKRSRSPDRHRHDDDRHHHRKSSKHSHRDKDKKDKDKSHRSRDKGKSSKSVSSEDPEIKEANELRAKLGLAPLKL, encoded by the exons atggccAATAGGACTGTAAAAGACGCCAATTCCGTGAAGGGAACAAATCCACAGTATCTCATAGAAAAAATTACACGCAGTAGAATATATGAATGTCGATATTGGAAGGAACAATGTTTCGCATTATCAG ctgAATTGCTCGTCGATAAAGCGATGGAGCTAAAATATATCGGCGGCGTATTTGGTGGAAATATCAAACCGACACCATTTCTGTGTCTCGTATTGAAAATGTTACAGATTCAGCCGGAGAAGGATATCGTAGTCGAGTTTATTAGAAATGCAGATTTCAA GTATGTGCGCGCTCTTGGAGCGTTCTATATGAGACTTGTCGGAACATCATTAgaaatttacaaatatctCGAACCATTGTACAACGATTTCAGGaaactgaaaaaacaaaatcgagATGGAA gTTTTGTAGTTTGTCACATGGATGaatatattgatgatttatTACATGAAGAACGGAATTGTGATGTCATTTTACCGCGGATTCAG AAACGTAATGTACTAGAGGAGAATAATGAACTAGAACCTCGTGTAAGCGCGTTAGAGGAAGATATGGATGATATGGAGGATGAAGAAGAGGATGATGAAGAGATTAATACGAGG GAAGTCGcttcatctaatgagaaacaAAAAGGTCGTGATAGAGATTGGGATCGACCGAGACGTTCTGTCTCACCGGTTTATACTCGAGGCTCTTCACCACGCAGGAG GAGGAGCAGATCTAGAGATCGTCATAGAGACAGAGGAACCAGACGTAGTCGATCACCGCGTGAACGAAGAAAAAGATCGCGATCACCGGATAGACATCGCCACGATGATGACag ACACCACCATCGCAAAAGTAGCAAACACAGCCACAGAGACAAGGACAAGAAGGATAAAGATAAAAGTCATCGTTCGAGGGATAAAGGAAAGAGCAGTAAATCGGTTTCATCAGAGGATCCCGAGATCAAGGAAGCTAATGAACTTAGAGCTAAACTTGGATTAGCTCCATTAAAGTTATAA
- the LOC141900498 gene encoding uncharacterized protein LOC141900498, whose product MSDAEAAAPASPAKKAVAAKKTAKPKAPAAHPPFNVMVKAAITALGEKTGSSLAAIKKHIAGQFKVDIDRQGVFIRKELKSGLVKGTYVRYMNKGQGASGRFRLSQEAKKEEKTAAKPKKVVKKPVAKKVTKPQAAKPKAKKPAAKKATAKKAAKASPKKKAAAAKPAAKKTKTPTKKSAAKPAKKKTPAKKAATKKTAAKK is encoded by the coding sequence ATGTCTGACGCCGAAGCCGCCGCTCCAGCCTCGCCCGCTAAGAAGGCCGTCGCTGCCAAGAAGACTGCGAAACCGAAGGCTCCAGCCGCTCATCCTCCATTCAACGTTATGGTGAAAGCCGCGATCACCGCATTGGGAGAGAAAACTGGTTCGTCGCTGGCTGCCATCAAGAAGCACATCGCTGGACAATTTAAAGTTGACATCGACCGTCAAGGTGTCTTTATCCGTAAAGAACTGAAGTCCGGACTCGTCAAGGGAACTTACGTTCGTTACATGAACAAAGGTCAAGGCGCGTCGGGGCGTTTCAGATTGAGTCAGGAAGCAAAGAAAGAGGAGAAAACCGCAGCCAAACCGAAGAAAGTCGTGAAGAAACCAGTCGCCAAGAAGGTCACCAAACCTCAAGCAGCTAAACCGAAAGCGAAGAAGCCTGCCGCTAAGAAAGCCACCGCGAAGAAAGCCGCTAAAGCTTCGCCAAAAAAGAAGGCCGCAGCAGCCAAGCCTGCCGCTAAGAAAACCAAAACTCCAACCAAGAAGTCAGCAGCCAAACCGGCTAAGAAGAAGACTCCAGCGAAGAAAGCGGCTACCAAGAAAACTGCAGCCAAAAAGTAA